In Flavobacteriales bacterium, one genomic interval encodes:
- a CDS encoding NRDE family protein produces MCLIIVAIGEHPEFPLIIAANRDEFFERPARQAEFWNDAPHILAGKDLRRGGTWLGVTRTERFAALTNFRDLSRPIANGPSRGELVRNALDADIDPTSSEQYDGFNLIYGPMDALRYHNNIDGSDLLLSSGIHGLSNHLLDTPWPKVVSAKIAVAAAMDGSTDLLVDRLFSVLGSAERASDSDLPKTGVPLEWERSLSSIFIATNGYGTRCSTVLLVDLHGTVTFEERTHSPVALPAVKFSFKV; encoded by the coding sequence ATGTGCTTGATCATCGTCGCTATTGGAGAACACCCTGAGTTCCCCTTGATCATTGCTGCCAATCGCGATGAATTCTTTGAGCGCCCAGCAAGACAAGCTGAGTTCTGGAATGATGCGCCACATATTCTAGCAGGTAAAGACCTACGCCGTGGTGGAACTTGGTTGGGAGTGACCAGAACGGAACGGTTCGCAGCGCTTACGAACTTTCGGGATCTCTCCCGTCCTATCGCTAATGGCCCTTCTCGTGGAGAACTTGTGCGCAATGCGTTGGATGCTGATATCGACCCTACGAGTTCGGAACAATACGATGGCTTCAATCTAATTTATGGGCCTATGGATGCGTTGAGATATCACAACAACATTGATGGGTCGGATCTGCTGTTGAGCTCCGGCATTCATGGATTGAGCAATCATTTATTGGATACGCCATGGCCGAAAGTGGTTTCTGCCAAAATAGCTGTTGCAGCTGCAATGGATGGATCGACCGATCTTCTTGTGGATCGTCTTTTTTCTGTGCTTGGTTCTGCCGAACGTGCATCAGATAGTGACCTTCCTAAAACCGGTGTTCCGCTTGAGTGGGAGCGATCCTTGTCTTCAATTTTCATTGCAACGAACGGTTATGGCACGCGTTGCTCAACGGTTCTCCTGGTCGACTTGCATGGAACGGTGACGTTCGAGGAAAGGACTCATTCGCCTGTTGCTTTACCAGCGGTTAAGTTCAGCTTTAAGGTCTGA
- a CDS encoding T9SS type A sorting domain-containing protein yields MLRIILSSLIITFAFQLNAQTYFYISDIDVQPNDPTTADNVSIELTGGLSSTGAYVSAASATITNNVVNIYITAMDDGGATVIVPHTETITLGMLDAGQYTIVINGTQVDDLAAVGQHFFEVTTGGAACDSLDVISIQWHPFTDTSIVIHVSNMNLNTLFDYPNFILFDANGDTLAMEITNFFGIGIDNWHVLPLVQGAVVPESPFLGTLELWTGFTTELACSWTPLFDLCPADPCVAVYPTIQNFGGGLAIGEFDWTISDTNANIMGSGTWTMTDTIQYVQDTICLPPGSYTMDCFPQDPPSGGQSTFGIQAAGWLNGPNTPVVWSLPTPLEFDLFEACIDGTNGLPNVALANEPSIQIIGTTAYISNSGSEPLGSIILYDAQGKSVVTKVVNKNSASLDLQGLAVGMHILRVGSYSQRLIIGAH; encoded by the coding sequence ATGCTACGAATCATACTCTCCTCGTTGATCATCACATTCGCATTTCAATTGAATGCGCAGACCTATTTCTACATCAGTGATATTGATGTGCAACCTAACGATCCCACAACAGCGGATAATGTATCGATCGAACTGACCGGTGGCCTATCCAGCACCGGAGCATACGTCAGTGCGGCAAGCGCTACAATAACGAACAATGTGGTGAATATTTATATCACTGCAATGGATGATGGTGGGGCCACAGTGATCGTACCACACACTGAAACAATAACGCTCGGCATGCTCGATGCCGGCCAGTATACCATTGTGATCAACGGTACACAGGTGGATGATCTCGCCGCTGTGGGCCAACATTTCTTTGAAGTAACTACGGGAGGAGCAGCATGCGATAGTTTAGACGTTATCAGCATCCAGTGGCATCCATTCACCGATACCTCGATCGTGATCCATGTATCTAACATGAACTTGAATACCCTGTTCGACTATCCGAACTTCATTCTATTCGATGCGAATGGCGATACATTAGCGATGGAGATCACGAATTTCTTTGGTATCGGGATTGATAATTGGCATGTTCTGCCACTAGTTCAAGGTGCGGTCGTTCCTGAAAGTCCATTCCTTGGCACCTTGGAACTGTGGACCGGTTTTACGACCGAACTCGCGTGCTCTTGGACTCCCTTGTTCGATCTGTGCCCGGCCGATCCATGCGTTGCGGTTTATCCGACGATCCAAAATTTCGGGGGAGGGTTGGCCATTGGTGAATTTGATTGGACCATTAGTGATACGAATGCAAACATCATGGGTTCAGGCACCTGGACAATGACCGATACGATCCAATACGTTCAGGACACGATCTGCCTTCCACCGGGCAGCTATACAATGGATTGTTTCCCGCAAGATCCGCCTTCTGGTGGACAATCCACATTCGGTATACAGGCTGCGGGCTGGCTTAATGGACCAAACACACCGGTCGTGTGGTCCTTGCCTACCCCACTTGAATTCGATCTCTTCGAAGCGTGTATCGACGGTACGAATGGATTACCCAATGTGGCTCTTGCTAATGAACCGTCGATCCAGATCATAGGGACCACGGCTTATATATCGAATTCGGGTTCAGAACCATTAGGATCGATCATCCTTTACGATGCACAGGGCAAGTCCGTTGTAACCAAAGTGGTGAACAAGAACTCAGCAAGCCTCGATCTTCAGGGTTTGGCCGTCGGTATGCATATTCTTCGGGTCGGCTCTTATTCACAACGGCTTATTATTGGAGCGCATTGA
- a CDS encoding YajQ family cyclic di-GMP-binding protein translates to MPSVDILSKVDLQMLDNAVNVVKRELESRYDLRGTNSKVEADQKALTIKISTEDHMKLDSILDLLLERSGKQKVDVRSYDLSEEPVPSGKVLYRIIKIKQGIERETAKKIIKAIKESGLKVQPQIMDDMIRVTGKKIDDLQAMMALCKEKDFELPLTFDNMKS, encoded by the coding sequence ATGCCATCCGTAGATATCCTTTCGAAAGTCGACCTTCAAATGCTCGATAACGCCGTGAACGTTGTTAAACGCGAACTCGAATCACGCTATGATCTGCGCGGTACGAATAGCAAAGTAGAAGCGGATCAAAAAGCACTCACGATCAAGATCAGCACGGAGGATCACATGAAACTTGATTCCATTCTGGATCTATTGTTGGAGCGTAGTGGCAAGCAGAAAGTTGATGTGCGCAGTTATGATCTTTCGGAGGAACCGGTGCCAAGCGGAAAAGTGCTTTATCGGATCATCAAGATCAAGCAAGGGATAGAGCGCGAAACAGCGAAGAAGATCATTAAAGCGATTAAGGAAAGTGGTTTGAAAGTGCAGCCACAGATCATGGATGATATGATCCGGGTGACCGGTAAAAAGATAGACGACCTTCAGGCGATGATGGCTCTTTGTAAAGAAAAGGACTTCGAGTTGCCGTTGACCTTCGATAATATGAAGAGCTGA
- a CDS encoding lipid A deacylase LpxR family protein, whose protein sequence is MGTRFVLTLVVIIFNCVSASYLFGGTPEERWFRFRYDNDFFTATDQYFTQGIRLELRTPWISSSPLRHVLPRFSGAARQQDNLFAQQECFTPTSIRRDTILRTDRPFAAALYIGQRSKSTNTDRKEQLTSALSIGIIGPCALCAGEQRGIHKALNNIEPLGWQFQIQNDVIVNYALQFDQRLIASRFAEISGGAGATVGSFRTHADVNLRGEIGLFNSHFDEPVDILKKLRISTFLQGNARFVGYDATFQGGLFNTYDPHVIAPTNMERIVLFAEGGVTLRYRGIGLSYTKSFITRQFTTGRDHAWGSCVITAYF, encoded by the coding sequence ATGGGGACCCGTTTCGTGCTCACACTAGTTGTGATCATTTTTAATTGTGTTAGTGCATCATACCTATTCGGTGGAACTCCCGAAGAACGCTGGTTCCGCTTTCGGTATGACAATGATTTTTTCACGGCAACCGATCAATACTTCACTCAAGGCATACGGTTGGAATTACGTACTCCGTGGATCTCGAGCTCACCGCTTCGCCACGTATTACCACGTTTCAGCGGTGCGGCCAGACAGCAGGATAATCTCTTCGCACAACAGGAATGCTTTACGCCGACCAGCATCCGGCGCGATACCATCTTGCGCACCGATCGTCCTTTCGCAGCAGCATTGTACATCGGCCAACGTTCAAAATCCACCAACACGGATCGGAAAGAACAGCTTACATCAGCGCTTTCCATTGGCATTATCGGGCCATGCGCCTTGTGTGCCGGAGAACAGCGTGGGATCCATAAAGCACTGAATAATATTGAACCCTTGGGTTGGCAATTCCAGATACAGAACGATGTGATCGTGAATTACGCACTACAGTTCGACCAACGGTTGATCGCATCGCGATTCGCCGAGATCAGCGGTGGGGCTGGTGCAACTGTTGGAAGCTTTCGAACACACGCGGACGTGAACTTGCGAGGAGAGATCGGTCTGTTCAATTCACACTTTGATGAACCCGTGGATATCCTGAAGAAACTTCGGATCAGTACATTCTTGCAAGGGAATGCTCGCTTTGTTGGTTACGATGCCACCTTTCAAGGAGGACTCTTCAACACTTATGATCCGCACGTGATCGCACCGACGAATATGGAACGGATCGTGCTTTTTGCAGAGGGCGGAGTAACGCTCCGCTACCGCGGGATCGGACTTAGTTACACCAAGAGTTTCATTACGCGCCAATTCACCACAGGACGTGACCATGCTTGGGGTTCATGTGTGATAACCGCTTACTTCTGA
- a CDS encoding CoA-acylating methylmalonate-semialdehyde dehydrogenase gives MATETFKYPETTNYIAGKPVNGTPKKMDVRSPLDGSIISTVALSTAKDLDVAVKAAEAAFPAWSGTPIKERSQIFFRYRELLSKNREELALLVHTENGKTMDESYAEVDKSMELTEFACSLPQLVQGELLEVSKGVECRIERKPLGVVASIAPFNFPNMVPHWTIPNALMLGNTMILKPSEVVPISAIRIAELLKEAGLPDGVFNVVNGDREIVEAICDHPGIKAVSFVGSTKVAKLVYIRACASLKRALCLGGAKNHLLVLPDAHLEMTASNVVASMSGCAGQRCMAAAQMVGIGAVDHIIQQMLIEAKKLIPGKNLGPVISKASYEWILGFIDEAEKAGAKVILDGRNPKVDGGAKDGYYLGPTIIDHVTADMRISKEEVFGPVISIIRAKDLDAAIAIENANPYGNAAAVFTQSGGQARQVMERASAGMIGVNIGVPVPREPFSFGGWNDSKFGTCDITGKSSIEFWTQLKKTTTKWNPEGKTNWMS, from the coding sequence ATGGCGACCGAAACATTTAAATATCCCGAAACGACAAATTACATCGCTGGTAAACCAGTGAACGGCACTCCCAAGAAAATGGATGTTCGCTCGCCGTTGGATGGGAGCATAATCAGTACCGTTGCACTTTCAACCGCAAAGGATCTTGATGTCGCTGTGAAAGCCGCGGAAGCCGCATTCCCAGCGTGGAGCGGCACTCCGATCAAAGAGCGATCGCAGATCTTTTTCAGGTACCGCGAATTACTATCCAAGAATCGTGAAGAATTGGCCCTGCTCGTGCATACAGAGAACGGCAAGACTATGGATGAGTCCTATGCCGAGGTGGACAAGAGCATGGAACTTACGGAATTTGCTTGTAGCCTGCCGCAGTTGGTACAAGGTGAATTGCTCGAAGTGAGTAAAGGCGTAGAGTGCCGTATCGAGCGCAAACCATTGGGAGTGGTAGCCAGCATTGCACCTTTCAACTTTCCGAACATGGTGCCGCATTGGACCATCCCGAACGCATTGATGTTGGGCAATACCATGATCCTGAAGCCAAGTGAAGTGGTGCCGATCAGTGCCATTCGCATTGCTGAATTGCTGAAGGAAGCCGGATTGCCTGATGGTGTGTTCAATGTGGTGAACGGTGATCGCGAGATCGTTGAAGCGATATGTGATCATCCCGGAATTAAGGCGGTGAGTTTTGTCGGTAGTACCAAGGTTGCAAAACTGGTGTACATCCGTGCATGCGCATCCTTGAAGCGTGCGTTGTGCCTGGGCGGAGCGAAGAACCACCTGCTCGTTCTACCCGATGCACATCTGGAAATGACAGCCAGTAACGTTGTAGCGAGCATGAGCGGATGTGCTGGACAGCGTTGTATGGCCGCAGCGCAAATGGTGGGGATCGGCGCTGTGGACCACATTATTCAACAGATGCTTATCGAAGCCAAGAAGTTGATCCCCGGAAAGAATTTGGGACCTGTGATCAGCAAAGCATCCTACGAATGGATCCTCGGTTTCATAGATGAAGCGGAAAAGGCAGGTGCAAAAGTGATCCTCGATGGTCGCAACCCAAAAGTGGATGGTGGTGCAAAAGACGGATACTATCTGGGGCCCACGATCATCGATCACGTTACTGCGGACATGCGCATTTCAAAAGAAGAAGTGTTCGGTCCCGTCATCAGCATTATACGAGCAAAGGACCTCGATGCCGCGATCGCGATCGAGAACGCAAACCCGTATGGTAATGCCGCTGCCGTCTTCACACAAAGTGGTGGACAGGCGCGTCAAGTCATGGAACGCGCCAGTGCCGGTATGATCGGTGTAAACATCGGTGTACCCGTGCCACGCGAACCCTTTAGTTTCGGCGGTTGGAATGATAGCAAGTTCGGTACTTGCGACATCACGGGAAAAAGCTCCATTGAATTCTGGACACAACTGAAAAAGACCACCACCAAGTGGAATCCTGAGGGGAAGACGAATTGGATGAGCTGA
- a CDS encoding adenylate/guanylate cyclase domain-containing protein — MEGVSPVIAPLSPEEVQTVEEFRKRRNTAVLAVMFTDIVGSTNATERLGEKVYTGLRHLHDELVRKIITRDGAGTIVKEIGDSFLCVFAEPSAAVERAVEVQRAIHMNRENLSAGEYTLTVRIGIHMGQVAVEDSLRQDVFGRQVNMAARIESLASGGQVLTSRSVWENAVGWAANDPSADIGHIRYGKAKLKGFDEPVELFGFHSKKAVVPPAPAPIKSQKRRSLFAAVSIGILVGAMVYGLFKLYNGRVAPKDVAFTDGKPYYIQFDFSALQPDSTAAWVDTAAIKSAFVSQAIFVFAPMAVWGEDELRAHCANAGITYKRHQNESSLDSPFFRDTLGLAGAFFITALPMVKGSVDDTLRTKVRSDLYPESTTSNAAVVMCFMTAKGLEKEARNTLQYIMDVSKRKSLGTVIMVDDNTFTFRLAPGAVVSKGARVFLRRYYVGYEGLKVRLADTHMYLENYRNVLRDPAKWDDLVEPDELPEGMTVQDALMAVIGSLEGDSVEIQKQLNDDPNFSGTYYPSVAVGGFVTAIADSVAQTTWEGDYPDRPRPGDDVQLE; from the coding sequence ATGGAAGGTGTATCGCCCGTAATAGCGCCGCTTAGCCCCGAAGAGGTGCAGACCGTTGAGGAGTTCCGTAAGCGGCGGAATACGGCGGTGCTCGCCGTGATGTTCACGGATATTGTGGGCAGCACCAATGCAACGGAACGCTTGGGTGAAAAGGTATACACGGGCTTGCGGCATTTGCATGACGAGTTGGTTCGAAAGATCATTACTCGTGATGGAGCGGGTACTATCGTTAAAGAGATCGGTGACTCTTTTCTATGCGTTTTCGCCGAGCCTTCTGCCGCTGTGGAACGTGCGGTGGAAGTTCAGCGGGCCATCCATATGAACCGCGAAAACCTTTCCGCAGGGGAATACACGCTCACAGTGCGGATCGGCATCCACATGGGACAGGTGGCTGTTGAGGATTCCTTGCGACAGGATGTTTTCGGTAGGCAAGTAAATATGGCGGCGCGTATCGAATCATTGGCCAGCGGTGGGCAAGTGCTTACGTCCCGGTCCGTATGGGAGAATGCCGTCGGTTGGGCCGCTAACGATCCATCGGCTGACATCGGCCATATCCGCTATGGAAAAGCCAAACTAAAAGGCTTCGATGAGCCGGTGGAGCTCTTCGGCTTCCATTCGAAAAAGGCCGTTGTCCCGCCAGCGCCAGCGCCGATCAAGTCGCAAAAAAGACGATCCTTGTTTGCTGCGGTTTCAATAGGGATCCTCGTGGGCGCTATGGTCTACGGCCTATTCAAGTTGTACAACGGCCGAGTGGCTCCCAAAGATGTGGCATTCACCGACGGCAAACCGTATTACATCCAATTCGATTTTTCCGCCTTGCAGCCGGACAGCACTGCCGCTTGGGTGGACACGGCGGCCATTAAGAGCGCGTTCGTATCACAGGCCATTTTCGTGTTTGCACCCATGGCTGTTTGGGGCGAGGATGAGCTTAGGGCGCATTGCGCGAATGCGGGAATTACATATAAGCGCCATCAGAATGAAAGTTCATTGGATTCACCTTTCTTTCGAGATACTTTGGGGCTCGCTGGTGCCTTTTTCATCACAGCCTTGCCAATGGTCAAAGGTTCGGTCGATGATACGCTTCGGACGAAGGTGCGGAGCGATCTCTATCCGGAATCGACAACGTCAAACGCTGCAGTCGTCATGTGCTTTATGACTGCGAAGGGGTTGGAGAAAGAGGCTCGGAACACTTTGCAGTATATAATGGATGTGAGTAAGCGGAAGAGCCTTGGAACGGTGATCATGGTGGACGACAATACCTTCACCTTCAGGTTGGCGCCTGGTGCGGTCGTGTCCAAAGGAGCTAGGGTTTTCTTGAGACGGTATTACGTTGGCTACGAAGGCCTAAAAGTGCGACTGGCCGATACACATATGTATTTAGAAAACTACCGGAATGTTCTGCGGGATCCTGCGAAATGGGATGATTTGGTAGAGCCTGATGAATTACCTGAGGGCATGACGGTTCAGGATGCGCTGATGGCGGTCATCGGAAGTTTGGAAGGCGATTCGGTCGAGATCCAGAAGCAGCTGAATGATGATCCGAATTTCAGCGGTACGTATTATCCTAGTGTCGCTGTGGGCGGCTTCGTCACCGCGATAGCCGATTCCGTGGCGCAGACCACGTGGGAAGGGGACTACCCTGACCGGCCACGACCGGGCGATGATGTTCAGCTTGAATGA
- a CDS encoding aminotransferase class III-fold pyridoxal phosphate-dependent enzyme: MSMQTKTNPSEILKDNLEHSIFSWSKQSGLIPLNIERAKGLYLYTREGKKILDFSSQLMNVNIGHGHPKVAEAVAKQMAELSYVHPGMITEARGKLSKKLSEITPGTLNRTFFTNGGTEAVEHAMKLARLHTGRHKIITLYQSYHGATYGALTAGGDPRGLPHDSQGVPNIIHVENPYFYRCPWNSKTPEECTENALAHLERVMKFEGPQYIAAIMMEGESGSSGCIKYPPGYWKGVSAIAEKYGILTICDEVMSGFGRTGKWFGIDHHGVVPDIMCMAKGLTAGYIPLGGIIVKEEIIKHFDDKPLPIGLTYSAHAVACAAGNAVLDIYEEENLVENAANMGRYVDESVAKLAQKHPSIGDFRNTGLLGCIELVKNRDTKEPMAPWNATPDQMGVMNKVAAKLTELGMFTFVRWNWIFVAPPLTIGKEGIDEGMEIISKALSIADEGCN; the protein is encoded by the coding sequence ATGAGTATGCAAACCAAAACCAACCCCTCCGAGATCCTAAAGGACAACCTCGAACACAGCATTTTCAGTTGGAGCAAGCAAAGCGGCTTGATTCCACTGAACATCGAACGTGCAAAAGGGCTTTACCTCTACACACGAGAGGGAAAGAAGATCCTCGATTTCAGTTCGCAATTGATGAACGTGAATATTGGGCATGGACATCCGAAAGTGGCGGAAGCCGTGGCGAAACAGATGGCTGAGCTGAGTTACGTGCATCCCGGTATGATCACCGAGGCTCGTGGAAAGTTGAGTAAGAAATTGAGCGAGATCACTCCTGGTACTTTGAACCGTACGTTCTTTACGAACGGCGGTACCGAAGCAGTGGAACATGCAATGAAGTTGGCCCGTTTGCATACCGGTCGTCACAAGATCATTACACTTTACCAGAGCTACCACGGTGCTACATATGGTGCATTAACGGCAGGTGGCGATCCACGCGGATTGCCTCATGATAGCCAAGGTGTACCCAACATCATCCATGTTGAGAATCCGTACTTCTATCGCTGTCCTTGGAATAGCAAGACGCCTGAAGAGTGCACCGAGAACGCACTAGCACATTTGGAACGCGTGATGAAATTCGAAGGCCCGCAATACATCGCGGCCATCATGATGGAAGGGGAGAGCGGTTCCAGTGGCTGCATTAAATACCCACCGGGTTATTGGAAAGGCGTTAGCGCAATTGCCGAGAAGTACGGTATTCTGACAATTTGCGATGAGGTGATGAGCGGCTTTGGTCGCACCGGAAAGTGGTTCGGTATTGATCATCATGGTGTGGTGCCGGATATCATGTGCATGGCGAAAGGACTCACTGCCGGTTACATCCCACTCGGAGGTATCATCGTGAAAGAAGAGATCATCAAGCACTTCGATGATAAGCCATTACCCATCGGACTGACATACAGCGCGCATGCCGTGGCTTGTGCTGCGGGCAATGCTGTTCTTGATATTTACGAAGAAGAGAACCTGGTTGAGAATGCTGCCAACATGGGCCGCTATGTGGATGAAAGTGTGGCCAAACTCGCCCAGAAACACCCGAGCATCGGAGATTTCCGCAATACAGGGTTGCTCGGTTGCATTGAACTGGTAAAGAACCGCGATACCAAAGAACCCATGGCACCTTGGAACGCAACACCTGATCAAATGGGCGTCATGAACAAAGTGGCTGCCAAGCTGACCGAGCTCGGCATGTTCACTTTCGTGCGCTGGAACTGGATCTTCGTTGCACCGCCACTTACGATCGGCAAAGAAGGGATTGATGAAGGGATGGAGATCATCAGCAAGGCCTTGAGTATTGCGGATGAGGGGTGCAACTAA
- a CDS encoding DUF1697 domain-containing protein, with amino-acid sequence MPKSTTYILLFRGVGGETQLPVDPLRKALTELGFTGVTTYINSGNALVRSTFTRDKTLAKVVELCKEQFGFDKPIFASTAAEWAEVIANNPFPNALATPKFLHAALLASAADAARIKAIQAIAVDGEQLKVVKCVAYIHTPNGFGTSKMAAKFDKGIGVVNTARNWNTVLKLHELALALEEM; translated from the coding sequence ATGCCGAAGTCCACTACCTATATTCTGCTCTTTAGAGGTGTTGGCGGAGAAACACAACTACCTGTTGACCCATTGCGAAAGGCGCTTACGGAATTGGGCTTCACTGGAGTGACCACGTACATCAACAGCGGCAACGCATTGGTGCGGAGCACGTTTACTCGGGATAAGACTCTTGCCAAAGTAGTGGAACTGTGCAAGGAGCAGTTCGGTTTCGATAAACCCATTTTCGCGTCAACGGCTGCGGAATGGGCTGAGGTGATCGCCAACAACCCGTTCCCGAACGCCTTAGCGACACCCAAGTTCTTGCACGCGGCATTGTTGGCTTCTGCAGCCGATGCGGCCCGTATAAAAGCCATTCAAGCTATAGCTGTGGATGGCGAGCAACTGAAGGTGGTGAAGTGCGTGGCCTACATCCACACTCCGAATGGCTTCGGCACTTCCAAAATGGCCGCCAAATTCGATAAGGGTATTGGAGTAGTGAACACTGCCCGCAATTGGAACACTGTGCTGAAGTTACACGAGTTGGCCTTGGCGTTGGAAGAGATGTGA
- a CDS encoding MBL fold metallo-hydrolase, whose protein sequence is MLASLPSHLLIIGATLACAFAMNTTSAQNMIHSEATAVKIAPVHHSALVLEWNGVTVYVDPHDGAYRFKQYAAPDLILITDIHGDHFDAKTLQEFDLSKAQIIAPQAVMDLLPEALQKITSVLANGASIEKNSIGIEAIPMYNMPDPNDPRHPKGRGNGYVLTMGGERIYISGDTEDIPEMRALKNIDIAFVCMNLPYTMTVDQAASGVLAFQPKVVYPCHYRGPEGLSDVERFKELVNTGDPKIEVRLVDWYKE, encoded by the coding sequence ATGTTAGCGTCCCTACCTTCCCATTTACTAATCATTGGCGCTACGCTCGCTTGCGCCTTTGCCATGAATACGACAAGCGCTCAGAATATGATCCACAGCGAAGCAACTGCCGTCAAGATCGCACCTGTTCACCATAGCGCCTTGGTGTTGGAATGGAACGGCGTAACGGTCTATGTGGACCCGCACGATGGCGCTTATCGTTTCAAGCAGTATGCCGCACCGGATCTGATCCTGATCACGGACATCCACGGAGACCACTTTGATGCAAAGACCTTGCAAGAATTTGATCTGAGCAAAGCGCAAATCATTGCGCCGCAAGCTGTAATGGACCTACTCCCCGAAGCGTTGCAAAAGATCACTTCCGTACTTGCCAATGGCGCATCTATCGAAAAGAACAGCATTGGTATTGAGGCCATACCAATGTATAATATGCCCGACCCTAACGACCCACGCCACCCAAAAGGACGCGGCAACGGCTATGTGCTCACTATGGGGGGAGAGCGCATTTACATCTCCGGTGATACAGAGGACATCCCGGAAATGCGCGCACTGAAGAACATCGACATCGCCTTTGTTTGCATGAACCTACCATACACCATGACAGTAGACCAAGCGGCTAGCGGTGTGCTTGCTTTTCAGCCGAAAGTGGTGTATCCATGCCACTACCGCGGTCCGGAAGGGTTAAGTGATGTGGAACGGTTCAAAGAACTGGTGAACACGGGTGATCCAAAGATCGAAGTACGTCTGGTGGATTGGTATAAGGAGTGA